A region of Chloracidobacterium sp. DNA encodes the following proteins:
- the priA gene encoding primosomal protein N' has product MSTSKAKTSPLPTFVEAVLPVPLRRAFTYSVPKEMQDVIKIGARLKLPFGRRNLVGYAVGLHVELPADVEIDESKIKNIIEVMDEEPLITPEILKLTQWTADYYASFWGEMLKAALPAGLNSEKVRSKRRKAVRLLSTVPDDDKPQTDQQEWIIDLLSSNGGTMLFTEIIEQADVGASPINTLAKRGMVEVFVQDVRRDPLAGAEFPDREDFTLTDKQQTALDHITTALKKDGEFKAFLLHGVTGSGKTEVYIRAMQIALETGRSALMLVPEIALTPVFSRRLRTVFGSDVAILHSNLSQGERFDEWTRIRRGDARIAIGTRSAVFAPLENIGLVIVDEEHDASYRQHESPFYNARDVAVMRSHFAGAVVVLGSATPAMESFYNAKTGKYTYLQLPERIGDLGLADAQLIDMREVFKRVGKDVALSPELLEAIKTTHEKGEQVIILLNRRGFSQFVLCRTCGETMKCKNCDITLTFHRRDNKLICHYCNYREKVPEVCTHCQSEFLYFVGEGTENISDQLEKKFPAMRIARVDRDTMSHKGEIDEVLLKFAAGGIDMLVGTQMIAKGHDFPNVTLVGVISVDIGLGLPDLRSAERTFQLITQVAGRSGRGTRSGKVLIQTYYPEHYALRHAKEQDYDGFYKQEIKFRERLGYPPFFVLASIMIKHRDLAYASKNANILRRSLDAANTAKTSRILGPAPASLSRLKNEYRLQIIIKAVSRRSLRETLDIALADAEHNGCDLRFVYVEIDPVNLM; this is encoded by the coding sequence ATGTCCACTTCAAAGGCAAAAACTTCACCGCTGCCTACATTTGTAGAGGCTGTTCTGCCGGTTCCGCTTCGACGTGCTTTTACATACAGCGTTCCGAAAGAGATGCAGGATGTAATAAAGATCGGTGCTCGGCTCAAGTTGCCATTTGGACGGCGAAATCTGGTTGGTTACGCCGTCGGACTTCATGTTGAGCTTCCCGCAGATGTCGAGATCGACGAATCCAAGATCAAAAATATCATCGAAGTAATGGACGAGGAACCGCTCATTACACCCGAAATACTTAAACTCACGCAATGGACGGCGGACTATTACGCCAGCTTTTGGGGCGAAATGCTCAAAGCGGCTTTGCCTGCCGGCCTGAATTCCGAAAAAGTGCGCTCAAAACGCCGCAAGGCCGTTCGGCTTTTATCGACCGTTCCTGACGATGACAAACCGCAAACCGACCAGCAGGAATGGATCATCGACCTGCTCTCGTCAAACGGCGGCACGATGTTGTTTACAGAAATTATCGAGCAAGCCGATGTGGGAGCGTCGCCGATAAATACTCTTGCAAAACGCGGGATGGTCGAAGTATTTGTACAGGACGTAAGACGCGACCCTTTGGCCGGAGCGGAATTTCCTGACCGCGAAGACTTTACGCTGACGGACAAGCAACAAACGGCACTGGATCATATAACAACGGCCCTAAAGAAAGATGGTGAATTCAAAGCGTTTCTTCTTCACGGCGTGACTGGAAGCGGCAAAACCGAGGTTTACATTCGCGCAATGCAGATCGCATTGGAAACTGGAAGATCTGCATTGATGCTGGTGCCGGAGATCGCTTTGACGCCTGTTTTTTCAAGGCGGTTGCGAACTGTATTCGGTTCGGACGTGGCGATATTGCATTCAAATTTGTCGCAAGGCGAGCGCTTTGACGAATGGACGCGAATCCGACGCGGCGATGCTCGCATAGCAATCGGCACACGTTCGGCGGTGTTTGCCCCGCTTGAAAACATCGGCCTCGTGATCGTCGATGAAGAACACGATGCGTCCTATCGGCAGCACGAGTCGCCTTTTTATAACGCTCGCGATGTCGCGGTAATGCGTTCACATTTTGCGGGTGCGGTTGTCGTTCTCGGTTCAGCGACTCCGGCGATGGAATCTTTCTACAATGCCAAAACCGGGAAATATACCTATCTTCAATTGCCCGAACGCATAGGCGATCTTGGCTTGGCGGATGCTCAACTTATCGATATGCGCGAGGTCTTCAAACGCGTGGGCAAAGATGTCGCACTCTCGCCGGAACTGCTTGAGGCTATCAAAACAACGCATGAAAAAGGTGAGCAAGTCATCATTCTGCTCAACCGACGAGGCTTTTCGCAATTCGTCTTGTGCCGAACGTGCGGTGAAACGATGAAGTGCAAAAATTGCGACATTACTCTCACTTTTCACCGACGCGACAACAAACTGATTTGTCATTACTGCAACTATCGTGAAAAAGTGCCAGAGGTTTGCACGCACTGTCAGAGCGAATTTTTGTATTTTGTCGGTGAAGGAACTGAAAACATTTCTGATCAACTCGAAAAGAAATTCCCTGCAATGCGCATTGCCCGCGTTGACCGAGACACGATGTCGCACAAAGGCGAGATCGACGAAGTGCTGCTCAAATTCGCAGCGGGCGGCATTGATATGCTCGTCGGCACGCAAATGATTGCAAAAGGACACGATTTTCCAAATGTAACGCTCGTAGGCGTGATCTCGGTAGATATTGGTTTGGGCTTACCGGACTTGCGAAGTGCCGAGCGAACGTTTCAGCTAATCACTCAGGTTGCGGGCCGTTCCGGAAGAGGAACTCGTTCGGGCAAGGTGCTGATTCAGACTTATTATCCCGAACATTACGCTCTGCGTCACGCAAAAGAACAGGATTACGATGGATTCTATAAACAGGAAATAAAATTCCGCGAACGTCTGGGATATCCGCCGTTTTTTGTGCTGGCATCGATCATGATAAAGCACCGCGACCTTGCCTACGCATCAAAAAATGCTAATATCTTGCGGCGTTCGCTCGATGCGGCAAATACGGCAAAAACCTCTCGCATCCTCGGCCCTGCTCCGGCTTCTCTGTCTCGTCTCAAAAACGAATATCGCCTTCAAATAATAATCAAAGCTGTCAGCCGCAGATCATTAAGAGAAACTCTTGACATCGCTCTCGCCGACGCAGAACACAACGGCTGTGATCTGCGGTTCGTGTACGTCGAGATAGATCCGGTAAATTTAATGTGA
- a CDS encoding ABC transporter permease subunit, giving the protein MSNEGTGTLPRIFAIAKNAFREAVRDRILYNLILFVLLITASAIFLGEMTAGQEARVIVNLGLSSTLIFGTFISIFVGVSLVWKEIEKRTIYAIFSKPVGRGEFIIGKYLGLCLTLFVNVAVMGIGVSLALLYVGGRQFAVSIWPAIFLIFLELTILTAVGIMFSSFSTPALSALLTFFIFVIGHFSASLRDLAQALGSQTAKVVFDAIYYLAPNLAHFSYITETANGIAAPPSMFGGALLYAVVYDIILLTITIVVFRRRNFK; this is encoded by the coding sequence ATGTCCAACGAAGGAACAGGAACCCTGCCCCGAATCTTCGCCATCGCGAAAAATGCGTTTCGCGAGGCCGTTCGTGATCGCATCCTCTACAATCTGATACTGTTCGTCCTGCTCATCACCGCGAGCGCGATCTTTCTCGGCGAAATGACCGCCGGGCAAGAAGCACGCGTGATCGTAAATCTCGGGCTTAGTTCAACTCTCATCTTCGGCACGTTCATCTCGATCTTCGTCGGCGTCAGCCTCGTTTGGAAAGAGATCGAAAAACGAACCATCTACGCGATCTTTTCAAAACCAGTAGGCCGCGGCGAATTTATCATCGGAAAATATCTCGGCCTCTGCCTAACGCTGTTCGTAAACGTCGCCGTGATGGGCATCGGCGTCTCACTCGCTCTGCTCTATGTCGGCGGACGGCAATTTGCGGTCTCGATCTGGCCGGCGATCTTTCTGATATTTCTCGAACTAACCATACTAACAGCCGTCGGGATAATGTTCTCATCATTCTCCACACCTGCTCTCTCCGCTCTGCTCACATTTTTCATCTTCGTGATCGGCCACTTCAGCGCAAGCCTGCGTGACCTCGCCCAGGCACTTGGATCGCAAACGGCGAAGGTGGTCTTCGACGCCATTTATTATTTGGCGCCTAACCTTGCTCACTTCAGTTACATAACCGAAACCGCCAACGGCATCGCCGCACCGCCATCGATGTTCGGCGGAGCATTACTCTACGCTGTCGTCTATGACATTATCCTGCTGACTATAACCATCGTTGTTTTCAGACGCCGCAACTTCAAATAA
- the lpxD gene encoding UDP-3-O-(3-hydroxymyristoyl)glucosamine N-acyltransferase has product MKLAELATATFSTIEQGSPDLEITSTAGLDLAGSGDITFLANPKYLPHIKETKASAIFLNDGVAIARDDIAVLRAKDSYLAYTRAMHLFFPAKDLKPFIHPTAVIDETVKVADNVEIHANAVIGADCVIADGVRIMPNVTVYPNVTIGEDSIIHSGVSILENCEIGQRCIVQNNSTIGSDGFGYARDENKHWLKIPQTGRVILEDDVEIGANTAIDSASVGETRIKRGAKIDNLVQIGHSCTIDENALICAQTGLAGSSHIGKRVILTGQVGIAGHLKVGDDAVLTAKSATSHDVEPGKIMSGIPAFENRDWLRSTAAFRKLGEMAQRLRKVEKQVFGE; this is encoded by the coding sequence ATGAAACTTGCCGAATTGGCCACAGCAACCTTCTCGACTATAGAGCAGGGCTCGCCTGACCTTGAGATCACCTCAACCGCAGGATTGGACCTTGCGGGCAGCGGCGATATTACTTTCCTCGCCAACCCAAAATATCTGCCGCACATCAAGGAAACCAAGGCTTCTGCCATTTTTTTGAATGACGGCGTTGCCATTGCACGCGACGATATAGCGGTGCTGCGAGCAAAAGACTCTTACCTGGCATACACCAGAGCGATGCACTTGTTCTTTCCGGCAAAGGATCTCAAACCTTTTATTCATCCGACGGCTGTTATAGACGAAACTGTAAAAGTTGCAGATAATGTCGAAATTCACGCAAATGCGGTAATCGGTGCGGACTGCGTGATTGCTGACGGTGTGCGGATCATGCCAAATGTGACGGTCTATCCAAACGTCACCATCGGCGAAGACTCGATCATACATTCCGGCGTGTCGATCCTAGAGAACTGTGAGATCGGGCAACGCTGCATTGTTCAAAATAATTCCACGATCGGCTCGGACGGCTTCGGATACGCTAGAGACGAAAACAAACACTGGCTGAAAATACCCCAAACAGGCAGGGTCATTCTCGAAGACGATGTCGAGATCGGTGCCAACACGGCGATAGATTCCGCGTCTGTCGGCGAAACGCGAATAAAACGAGGAGCCAAGATCGATAACCTAGTCCAGATCGGACATTCCTGCACCATTGATGAGAACGCACTTATATGTGCCCAAACAGGTCTCGCCGGAAGTTCGCACATTGGCAAACGAGTAATCTTGACCGGCCAGGTTGGTATCGCCGGTCATTTAAAAGTAGGCGACGACGCTGTGCTTACAGCCAAATCCGCCACTTCACACGATGTCGAACCGGGCAAAATAATGTCGGGAATACCGGCATTTGAAAACCGTGATTGGCTCCGCTCGACCGCAGCTTTTCGCAAACTAGGCGAAATGGCACAGCGTCTAAGGAAAGTCGAAAAACAAGTTTTCGGCGAATAG
- the ada gene encoding bifunctional DNA-binding transcriptional regulator/O6-methylguanine-DNA methyltransferase Ada, whose protein sequence is MEREIYWRAVQARDARFDGAFVFGVKTTGIFCRPSCSARPAKRENVEFFDGIKSAELDGFRACLRCKPKLTNAADPHIDMVLRACELMDKDDQLSLDDLSNELDLSPSHFQRTFKDIVGISPKKYGEAKRLERFKHEIKDGSDVITAMYEAGYGSSSRLYEKAAENLGMTPAIYKKGGKGMNINYIVTDCELGKLLVARTPRGICSVTFGDSERELADGLRKEFPNAEIAEDAENLKSSVEEILKYLAGKNKPLILPLDLQATAFQMQVWDFLRKIPYGDTRSYSEVAEAIGDKKKVRAVAQACARNRVALVIPCHRVIATDGKLSGYRWGIERKKELLAREDASG, encoded by the coding sequence ATGGAAAGAGAGATCTATTGGCGGGCTGTGCAGGCGAGAGATGCGAGGTTTGACGGGGCTTTCGTTTTTGGGGTTAAAACAACGGGCATTTTCTGTCGTCCATCGTGTTCGGCAAGGCCAGCGAAACGTGAAAATGTTGAGTTTTTTGATGGAATTAAAAGTGCGGAGTTGGACGGTTTTCGGGCGTGTCTTCGATGCAAGCCCAAACTGACAAACGCTGCCGATCCGCATATCGATATGGTGCTTCGGGCGTGTGAATTGATGGACAAGGACGATCAACTTTCGCTCGATGACCTAAGTAACGAACTAGACCTCAGCCCGTCGCATTTTCAGCGGACGTTCAAAGATATCGTTGGCATTTCTCCCAAAAAATACGGTGAAGCAAAGCGTCTGGAGCGATTCAAACACGAGATCAAGGATGGGAGCGATGTCATAACAGCAATGTATGAAGCTGGTTACGGGTCGAGCAGCAGGCTTTATGAAAAAGCGGCGGAAAACCTCGGCATGACGCCGGCAATTTATAAAAAAGGTGGAAAAGGAATGAACATCAACTACATAGTTACAGATTGTGAGCTAGGGAAGTTGCTGGTCGCGAGGACGCCACGCGGTATTTGTAGCGTGACGTTTGGCGACAGCGAGAGGGAATTAGCTGACGGATTAAGAAAGGAATTTCCCAACGCGGAGATTGCAGAGGACGCAGAGAATTTAAAGTCTTCGGTTGAGGAGATCCTGAAATATCTCGCTGGCAAAAACAAGCCGCTCATCTTGCCGCTCGACTTGCAGGCGACCGCGTTTCAGATGCAGGTGTGGGATTTTCTGAGAAAGATACCTTACGGCGATACACGATCTTACAGCGAGGTTGCTGAGGCTATTGGCGATAAGAAAAAAGTCCGTGCGGTGGCTCAGGCATGCGCCAGAAACCGTGTCGCCCTTGTCATTCCATGCCATCGAGTCATTGCAACCGATGGCAAGCTAAGCGGCTATCGCTGGGGCATCGAGCGAAAGAAAGAACTGCTTGCTCGGGAGGATGCATCTGGATAA
- a CDS encoding thiol-disulfide oxidoreductase DCC family protein produces the protein MSSIVLFDGVCNFCNDAVNFIIRHDRAGRFKFAPLQSEIGQALRAKYGIGENVDSIVLIEDDHAFTHSTAGLRIAKGLGGIMSAAYVFIIVPTVIRDFFYKTFANNRYRLFGKKEVCMIPTAEVRERFL, from the coding sequence ATGAGTTCGATCGTTTTGTTCGACGGCGTGTGCAATTTTTGCAACGATGCTGTGAATTTTATTATTCGTCACGATCGAGCCGGGCGTTTTAAATTTGCACCACTGCAATCTGAGATCGGACAGGCATTGCGGGCGAAATATGGAATCGGTGAAAACGTGGATTCGATCGTCTTGATCGAAGATGATCATGCCTTTACCCACTCGACCGCTGGTTTGCGGATCGCGAAAGGCTTGGGCGGCATTATGTCGGCTGCGTATGTATTTATTATAGTTCCGACAGTAATTCGCGATTTTTTTTATAAGACATTCGCCAATAACCGTTACCGATTATTCGGAAAAAAGGAAGTTTGCATGATCCCGACAGCGGAAGTACGAGAGAGGTTTTTATAA
- a CDS encoding O-antigen ligase family protein, translated as MHPDTAYLPASDSGRLSGFLMPALLAFALLAILYSLPKPAMQVNQPFKAELLLSVFLMAFFALMQRGRTLVLSAPAKVIACTVAAFICWSAVSVFWAASFGGVAHHTLLWAMYLIIFVIFTGKAWPAANLRFIITTFAIAALILGLLCFFDYLSIREFSSAEGNIRIRYGKYAELLVTIAPLLFAAAIYARNRRHMAFILVTALLSWITVMLSLSKGAFLAGIIGFAIFFAASFALSAKILRKRVALFAAIWLAVTIGTQVFFSFFSAVPSTTSYITGAADQTRSTSTMRIFTWSVGRQMTRDNWLVGVGADNFGVAFNKERIRYRETHPNETFAEIAEDYLVERAHNEPLQVLSELGVIGFALFAMPFILAAMYFIKKFLHERLRSSPFLWAAFAGMAAFAVSSQFSSFSFRSAQNGVVFFMVFAVAINQLRKSHVKTTTDHRPVVALSWLAITLMAAFCATKVFAQYHTYMGERSENSSIANSHFQTAVKADPEYAGAYLSHSGLAIRDSDPSTAAQLTRKAIDHGVGSVTVYSQLAKQQVKAGNIAAAEATYREALSIYSRSVYMHMEFAIFLEDQSRPDAAAEHAAIARSIDPRQALGWYLIMREGSVRTFYKSRQDQSITPPAELVPPTAVLQYVDKAPGT; from the coding sequence ATGCACCCTGACACAGCATATTTACCGGCATCGGACTCTGGACGGCTAAGCGGATTTTTAATGCCGGCGCTGCTGGCGTTCGCGCTTTTGGCGATATTGTATTCGCTGCCAAAGCCGGCGATGCAGGTAAACCAGCCATTTAAGGCAGAACTGCTGTTGTCGGTCTTTTTGATGGCGTTCTTTGCGTTGATGCAGCGAGGCCGGACGCTCGTTCTCTCGGCTCCCGCGAAGGTCATCGCCTGCACCGTCGCAGCCTTTATATGCTGGAGCGCCGTTTCCGTCTTCTGGGCAGCGTCGTTCGGCGGCGTCGCACATCATACGCTGCTGTGGGCGATGTATCTGATCATTTTCGTGATCTTTACCGGCAAAGCATGGCCCGCCGCCAACCTGCGATTTATTATCACGACCTTTGCCATCGCCGCGCTCATTCTCGGCCTGCTGTGCTTTTTTGATTATCTTTCGATCAGGGAGTTTTCGAGCGCCGAAGGCAACATACGCATCAGGTACGGCAAATACGCCGAACTGCTCGTCACCATCGCGCCGCTTCTATTCGCCGCCGCCATCTACGCCCGCAACCGTCGGCACATGGCGTTCATTCTCGTGACGGCTTTGTTGAGCTGGATAACCGTAATGCTCTCGCTCAGCAAAGGCGCGTTCCTCGCCGGGATCATCGGTTTCGCAATTTTCTTTGCCGCGTCCTTTGCTCTATCGGCAAAGATACTTCGAAAACGCGTTGCTCTGTTCGCCGCCATCTGGCTCGCCGTTACCATCGGCACGCAGGTTTTCTTCTCGTTCTTCTCCGCCGTTCCTTCGACGACGAGCTACATCACCGGAGCCGCCGATCAAACACGCAGCACTTCGACGATGCGAATATTTACCTGGAGCGTCGGTCGACAAATGACTCGCGACAACTGGCTGGTCGGCGTCGGAGCAGATAATTTTGGCGTCGCATTTAATAAGGAACGCATCCGCTATCGAGAGACGCACCCAAACGAAACGTTCGCCGAGATCGCCGAAGATTATCTAGTCGAACGCGCCCACAACGAACCGCTCCAAGTCCTGTCAGAACTAGGCGTCATCGGTTTTGCGCTGTTCGCTATGCCATTTATTTTGGCGGCGATGTATTTCATTAAAAAGTTTCTGCACGAAAGGCTGCGATCTTCACCGTTCCTGTGGGCCGCGTTTGCCGGAATGGCCGCGTTCGCCGTCAGTTCGCAATTCAGTTCGTTCTCTTTCCGCTCCGCACAAAACGGCGTCGTGTTCTTCATGGTGTTCGCCGTCGCAATTAACCAACTGCGCAAGTCTCACGTCAAAACAACGACCGATCATCGCCCCGTTGTTGCACTAAGCTGGCTCGCGATAACGCTGATGGCAGCATTTTGCGCGACGAAAGTCTTCGCGCAATATCACACTTACATGGGCGAGCGTTCGGAAAACTCCAGCATCGCCAACAGCCATTTCCAAACCGCCGTCAAAGCCGATCCCGAATACGCCGGAGCATACTTATCACACTCCGGACTTGCCATCAGAGATTCCGATCCTTCGACGGCAGCGCAATTAACGCGAAAGGCCATCGATCACGGCGTCGGCAGCGTCACGGTCTATTCGCAACTGGCAAAACAGCAAGTTAAGGCCGGAAACATCGCCGCGGCAGAAGCAACTTATCGCGAAGCACTTTCGATATATTCGCGCTCAGTTTATATGCACATGGAGTTTGCGATCTTTCTCGAAGATCAATCCAGGCCCGACGCCGCAGCAGAACATGCCGCGATAGCCCGCTCGATCGATCCGCGTCAGGCTTTGGGTTGGTACCTCATCATGCGCGAAGGCAGCGTCCGGACTTTTTACAAATCGCGGCAAGATCAAAGCATCACGCCGCCCGCTGAGCTTGTGCCGCCGACGGCAGTTCTACAATATGTTGATAAAGCGCCCGGAACCTGA
- a CDS encoding Uma2 family endonuclease, which yields MTQPTSDPTAGKQQRTSPIRRELIRNEFLDGSIAPKQAANRWHNIIATNFIVAIGSRVHRGTSEVYGGDMPVRLGTSSICFPDVVVVSGEPEFSDASAELLLNPTVVIEISSTMAKFGGRSQKLEGFLAIPKIKECLLVNESEMRIEHYARQNAKQWIYRIYDEREDVISLESINCKLSLTEVYAQVKMTDAGMTSKAAG from the coding sequence ATGACCCAGCCAACGTCAGACCCGACCGCCGGAAAGCAGCAAAGGACCTCACCAATACGACGAGAACTGATTAGAAATGAGTTCCTTGATGGGAGCATAGCTCCGAAGCAAGCTGCAAACCGCTGGCATAATATTATCGCGACCAATTTTATTGTCGCGATCGGCAGCCGTGTTCATCGCGGCACAAGCGAAGTCTACGGCGGCGATATGCCGGTTCGCTTAGGTACGAGTTCGATTTGTTTTCCTGACGTTGTTGTGGTCAGCGGAGAACCTGAATTTAGCGATGCAAGTGCCGAATTGCTTCTAAATCCGACTGTCGTTATTGAGATATCTTCGACAATGGCTAAATTCGGAGGACGTTCGCAAAAGCTTGAGGGCTTTCTCGCCATCCCGAAGATCAAGGAATGCCTGCTCGTCAATGAAAGCGAAATGCGCATCGAGCATTACGCCCGCCAAAACGCTAAGCAGTGGATCTATCGCATCTACGATGAACGTGAAGACGTGATCTCGCTCGAATCGATCAATTGCAAACTTTCACTTACCGAGGTCTATGCTCAGGTCAAGATGACTGATGCGGGAATGACTTCGAAGGCTGCTGGTTAA
- a CDS encoding ABC transporter ATP-binding protein has protein sequence MEYAVEIKNLSKDYETGFWKKKRVRALDDLTLNVRPGQIFGFLGGNGAGKTTTIKTLMSLIFPTEGSAKILGHDISDVQMHRRIGYCPENPYFYDYLTARELMNYFGELFGFDAAKRKDKCEHLLDAVGLAEKDRSRQLRKYSKGMLQRVGLAQSLINDPEIVFMDEPMSGLDPVGRREVRELIAGLRDKGTTVFMSTHILSDIEALCDEVAILRGGKLSAFGNLNDLLATDGQSRALEISVQNVTADAIREKIEFISGATLAPKPSGAVIHVLDERDIDAVLDITRQAGGHLASIQPVKQSLEELFVKQTQ, from the coding sequence ATGGAATACGCCGTTGAGATAAAAAATCTGTCTAAGGACTATGAAACAGGTTTCTGGAAAAAGAAGCGTGTGCGTGCTCTCGATGACCTGACGCTGAACGTTCGGCCTGGCCAGATCTTCGGCTTTCTCGGCGGCAACGGCGCAGGAAAAACGACGACGATCAAAACTCTCATGAGCCTGATCTTCCCTACTGAAGGTTCGGCAAAGATCCTCGGCCATGACATCTCAGATGTTCAGATGCACCGGCGCATAGGCTATTGTCCAGAGAATCCCTATTTTTACGATTACCTGACCGCACGCGAACTAATGAATTATTTTGGCGAGCTTTTTGGTTTCGATGCCGCAAAACGCAAAGACAAATGTGAGCACCTTTTGGACGCGGTCGGACTCGCCGAGAAAGATCGCAGCAGACAGCTTCGTAAATATTCTAAAGGAATGCTGCAGCGCGTCGGCCTCGCTCAATCGCTCATCAACGACCCTGAAATAGTCTTTATGGACGAACCCATGAGCGGCCTCGATCCGGTGGGAAGACGCGAAGTTCGCGAACTCATTGCCGGCCTACGCGATAAAGGCACAACCGTTTTTATGTCAACGCACATTCTATCCGACATCGAAGCTCTGTGTGATGAGGTCGCAATATTACGCGGAGGCAAACTTTCGGCGTTCGGCAATCTCAACGATCTCCTTGCTACGGACGGCCAATCTCGCGCTCTCGAGATCAGCGTTCAAAATGTCACAGCCGATGCCATTCGCGAAAAGATCGAATTCATTTCCGGTGCAACACTCGCTCCAAAGCCGAGCGGGGCAGTCATACATGTCCTCGACGAAAGAGACATCGACGCTGTGCTCGACATCACCCGCCAAGCCGGCGGCCATCTCGCGTCAATTCAACCAGTAAAACAGTCCCTTGAAGAATTATTTGTAAAACAAACTCAGTAG
- the msrB gene encoding peptide-methionine (R)-S-oxide reductase MsrB — protein METSESGYDITPLSAEAIERLAQDLNEEEYRILLDHGTEPAFCGTLLDNKIDGTYACRLCGLPLFSSSAKFHSGTGWPSFYKPFDKDHLTNIEDNSYGMRRVEIRCARCGGHQGHVFPDGPPPTGQRYCLNSASLEFFKEGEEIPQKS, from the coding sequence ATGGAAACATCGGAATCAGGCTACGACATAACACCATTATCAGCCGAAGCCATAGAACGTCTCGCCCAGGACCTCAACGAAGAAGAATATCGGATTCTCCTGGACCACGGCACCGAACCGGCGTTTTGCGGGACGTTGCTCGACAATAAAATTGACGGCACTTACGCCTGCCGTTTGTGCGGGCTGCCACTGTTCAGTTCGAGTGCCAAGTTTCATTCAGGCACGGGCTGGCCTTCGTTCTACAAACCCTTCGACAAAGACCACCTGACAAACATCGAAGACAACAGTTACGGCATGCGCCGCGTCGAGATTCGCTGCGCAAGATGCGGCGGCCATCAAGGCCACGTCTTCCCCGACGGCCCTCCGCCAACCGGCCAACGTTATTGCCTAAATTCAGCGTCACTTGAATTCTTTAAAGAAGGCGAGGAAATCCCGCAAAAGAGTTGA